The Daucus carota subsp. sativus chromosome 7, DH1 v3.0, whole genome shotgun sequence genome window below encodes:
- the LOC108193538 gene encoding cytochrome P450 CYP749A22, which produces MGLIAYLIIFLSGFMTLYVLLAVVRFAGKVWWNPLRVQYKMKLQGITGPSYKFLYGNTKEILVMRRSSMEKPMDDLSHHIFPRILPHVHSWMDNHGANFLNWYGPQAQLVVTEVELVKEILNNKDNSFPKIELEGYAKKLLGDGLSSSTGEKWLKLRKLSNHVFYAENLKNMIPTMVTSVGMMLERWKEHENREIEVFEEFRILTSEVISKTAFGSSYLEGEDMFKMLMKLTLIVSRNLHVVRFPLISKIIKSKDDKESEKLEQGIHDCISKMINNREKESSGVMESNGSGDFLGSLLEANNNRDASKRLLMQDMVDECKTFYFAGHETTTSLLGWTILLLSTNKQWQEKARNEVVELFGQANPTSDGIPKLKNMNMIIEESLRLYPPVPVIKRKVEKQVQLGNLKLPPHLELYISPLALHHDPQIWGEDVHIFKPDRFANGVANATKNTAAAFLPFGFGPRTCVGLNFAIVEAKIALAMILQRYAFTLSPTYVHSPIQTFMVRPQHGVQIILFPL; this is translated from the exons ATGGGTTTGATAGCATATCTGATCATCTTTCTTTCAGGTTTTATGACCTTGTACGTTCTTTTGGCTGTTGTTAGATTTGCTGGCAAAGTATGGTGGAATCCCCTCCGCGTACAGTACAAGATGAAACTCCAGGGCATAACAGGTCCTTCTTACAAATTTCTTTATGGGAATACCAAAGAAATCTTAGTAATGAGAAGAAGTTCAATGGAAAAACCTATGGATGATCTGTCGCACCATATATTCCCCAGGATTCTGCCTCATGTACACTCATGGATGGACAACCATG GTGCAAACTTTCTAAACTGGTATGGTCCTCAAGCCCAACTGGTGGTGACAGAAGTCGAGCTAGTCAAAGAGATACTGAACAACAAGGACAATTCTTTTCCGAAAATAGAGCTTGAAGGCTATGCAAAGAAGCTGTTAGGAGATGGGCTGTCATCAAGCACTGGTGAAAAGTGGCTTAAGCTTCGGAAACTGTCAAATCATGTATTTTATGCAGAGAACTTAAAA AACATGATTCCAACAATGGTCACAAGTGTCGGAATGATGCTGGAAAGATGGAAAGAGCATGAAAACAGAGAGATTGAAGTGTTTGAAGAATTCAGGATCTTGACATCAGAAGTCATTTCCAAGACAGCTTTTGGCAGCAGTTATTTAGAGGGTGAAGATATGTTCAAGATGTTGATGAAGTTGACCTTGATAGTTTCCAGAAATCTTCATGTAGTTAGGTTTCCTCTCATAAG taaaataataaaaagtaaagaCGATAAAGAGTCAGAGAAGCTTGAGCAAGGAATTCATGATTGCATTTCGAAGATGATAAATAACAGAGAAAAAGAAAGTTCTGGCGTGATGGAGAGTAATGGAAGTGGTGATTTTCTTGGCAGTCTGTTGGAGGCTAACAACAACAGAGATGCGAGCAAGAGGCTACTCATGCAAGATATGGTAGACGAGTGCAAAACTTTCTATTTTGCTGGTCATGAAACGACGACATCGCTGCTTGGATGGACTATTCTTCTTCTTAGTACAAACAAACAATGGCAAGAAAAGGCTAGAAATGAGGTTGTTGAACTGTTTGGCCAAGCAAATCCTACTTCAGATGGCATTCCCAAGCTCAAAAAT ATGAACATGATCATTGAAGAATCACTAAGGCTATACCCTCCAGTGCCTGTGATCAAAAGAAAGGTTGAAAAACAAGTTCAACTAGGAAACTTAAAGCTTCCGCCTCATCTGGAGCTATATATTTCACCACTAGCACTCCATCACGATCCTCAAATATGGGGAGAAGATGTTCATATCTTTAAACCGGATAGATTTGCAAATGGAGTTGCTAACGCTACCAAGAATACAGCAGCAGCATTTCTGCCATTCGGGTTTGGCCCTCGTACTTGTGTGGGATTAAATTTTGCTATCGTCGAAGCAAAGATAGCGCTTGCAATGATACTTCAACGCTATGCTTTCACATTATCGCCTACCTATGTTCATTCCCCGATTCAGACTTTCATGGTTCGACCTCAACATGGTGTTCAGATCATTCTTTTTCCTCTCTGA